A window from Primulina huaijiensis isolate GDHJ02 chromosome 11, ASM1229523v2, whole genome shotgun sequence encodes these proteins:
- the LOC140987289 gene encoding uncharacterized protein isoform X2, producing the protein MESSEVNKSYKQGKEPKTTFSQASADSGVVVADSIGREEALRLKTLAEKKYATNNIQSALKYAKRAQKLEPSLEGLSDLITAFKIICAASTPIFPTSTESTSSVTPDYYRVLQLERFSHINAIKKQYKKMALTLHPDKNPLPASEDAFKFVGEAVRVLSDKIRRKEYDMRLRIVMQSQNEGVAGVGAETFWTACSTCRLLHKFERKYLGHSLMCPRCKKCFKALEVKDNAGIGENVEDMEVNEGVGAGPTRTSARIQERVLKGEKVGVLEKFDLRLKRKISSVGKPLEESGEKVATYEDQDGGVVKGLRSKRVEDVGNSGGSGDGEGLNRVGKSASGYGRSSSDCASGWPKRTKVQEEETMTLAQMHMLVKRKKANADKLGVKEKKDNNEKLQHKEEEHREKMNNTKDNREKFKPKEKKETKEKKMSSVKINKGNHSASKDRNLEVMKKRASEYQSDMDIEVLRASKKGDLVIMPVEDSEFHDFDNARRVRSFKKGQVWAAYDDDGGMPRHYALIDEVSVNPFEVSLSWLEFECKGDDEELMIRQKMRYLSCGRFKVSRKVMVKYRNLFSHVVDNERAARDLYWIYPKKGSIWALYQTNDSNTERSNSGVKDKQCYDIIVSLSSYSDIHGLSIAFLDKVDGFRTVFKRREVGAHAVQWLGKDDIKLFSHQIPAKKLTGDEATNLPKNCWELDPASLSPQVSIGL; encoded by the exons ATGGAGAGTAGTGAGGTGAATAAATCGTATAAACAAGGAAAGGAGCCAAAAACTACTTTTTCGCAG GCTTCTGCTGATTCTGGCGTAGTTGTGGCTGATTCAATTGGTCGAGAAGAAGCTCTCCGTCTTAAAACCTTAGCGGAGAAAAAATATGCCACAAACAACATACAATCTGCATTAAAATACGCCAAACGCGCCCAGAAGCTCGAACCATCTCTTGAAGGACTTTCAGACTTGATCACTGCCTTCAAAATCATCTGTGCCGCTTCCACACCCATTTTTCCAACGTCAACGGAAAGCACTTCCAGTGTTACTCCAGATTACTACAGGGTTCTTCAGTTAGAGCGCTTCTCGCACATCAATGCTATCAAGAAACAGTACAAGAAGATGGCTTTGACCCTACATCCGGACAAAAACCCACTACCTGCATCTGAGGACGCATTTAAGTTTGTGGGTGAGGCAGTGAGGGTTTTATCAGATAAGATTAGGAGAAAGGAGTATGACATGAGGCTTAGGATTGTGATGCAGTCACAAAATGAGGGGGTGGCAGGAGTAGGAGCAGAGACGTTTTGGACGGCATGCTCAACGTGCAGGCTACTGCATAAATTTGAGAGGAAATATTTGGGGCATAGTTTGATGTGTCCTAGGTGTAAGAAATGCTTTAAGGCTCTGGAGGTGAAAGATAATGCTGGAATTGGGGAAAATGTTGAAGATATGGAGGTTAACGAGGGGGTTGGAGCAGGGCCTACAAGGACAAGTGCTAGGATTCAGGAGAGAGTTTTGAAGGGGGAAAAAGTAGGGGTTTTGGAGAAGTTTGATTTGAGGCTGAAGCGGAAAATCAGTAGTGTGGGGAAGCCTTTGGAGGAGTCGGGGGAGAAAGTAGCCACATATGAGGATCAAGATGGTGGGGTGGTGAAGGGTTTGAGGTCGAAGAGAGTGGAAGATGTTGGAAATTCGGGTGGAAGTGGTGATGGAGAAGGGTTGAATAGGGTGGGAAAGTCTGCCAGTGGATATGGAAGGAGTAGCAGTGACTGTGCAAGTGGATGGCCCAAGAGAACCAAGGTTCAAGAAGAAGAAACGATGACGTTGGCGCAAATGCATATGCTGGTAAAACGAAAGAAGGCAAATGCGGATAAATTGGGAGtgaaagaaaagaaagacaATAATGAGAAGTTGCAGCATAAGGAGGAGGAACACAGAGAGAAAATGAATAACACTAAAGACAATAGGGAGAAGTTTAAGCCAAAAGAAAAGAAGGAGaccaaggaaaagaaaatgtcgagCGTGAAGATAAATAAGGGCAACCATAGTGCTTCAAAGGATAGGAATTTGGAAGTTATGAAGAAAAGAGCTTCTGAATATCAGTCAGATATGGATATTGAGGTGCTTAGAGCATCGAAAAAAGGTGATCTTGTGATAATGCCTGTGGAAGATTCTGAATTTCATGATTTTGACAATGCTCGAAGGGTGAGGAGTTTCAAGAAAGGACAAGTATGGGCTGCATATGATGATGACGGTGGAATGCCAAGGCACTATGCACTAATTGATGAAGTCTCGGTGAATCCGTTCGAGGTATCATTGAGTTGGTTAGAATTTGAATGTAAGGGAGATGATGAGGAACTAATGATTAGGCAGAAAATGAGATATTTATCATGTGGGAGATTTAAGGTTTCTCGGAAAGTTATGGTTAAATATCGAAATTTGTTCTCTCATGTCGTGGATAACGAAAGAGCAGCAAGAGACCTGTATTGGATTTATCCCAAGAAAGGTTCGATTTGGGCACTCTATCAAACAAATGATTCAAATACTGAAAGAAGTAACTCAGGGGTCAAAGATAAGCAATGCTATGATATCATCGTCTCCTTGAGCAGTTACAGCGATATTCATGGTTTGAGCATAGCTTTTCTGGACAAAGTCGATGGGTTCAGGACAGTTTTTAAGAGACGAGAAGTCGGGGCTCATGCTGTCCAATGGCTTGGAAAAGACGATATTAAGCTTTTTTCGCATCAGATTCCTGCAAAGAAACTCACTGGTGACGAAGCAACGAACCTTCCCAAGAATTGCTGGGAATTGGATCCTGCTTCACTTAGTCCTCAGGTGTCCATAGGATTATAG
- the LOC140987291 gene encoding pentatricopeptide repeat-containing protein At1g31920, whose amino-acid sequence MVGATVQPLQFSIQPENNTSRPENNSTLKEHGCISLIKKCKKIEEFKQIHAQILKFGLMWSSFCQSNLVTTCALSEWGSMEYACSIFKIIDDPSSFDYNAIVRGYVKDMNSEEALCTFLGMLEKGVEPDNFTYPILLKAISQLLALEEGIQIHGQILKKGLVEDVLVQNSLINMYGRCGKIRHSCTAFKQMEKKSIASWSALIGSHANLGMWDECLRLFSDMNNENSWRAEESILVSVLSSCTHLGALDLGRCTHGYLLRNLSGFNVAVETSLIDMYIKCGSTDNGLSLFGKMRLKNEMSYSVIISGLALHGRGAEALKVFEEMLEEGLKPDDVIYVGVLNACSHDRLVEEGFKYFEKMRFEHGIVPTIQHYGCLVDLMGRAGMVDQAFETIKSMPMKPNDVIWRSLLSSCKTRQNVEIAEIAAKSLMQLHSQNASDFLMMSNVYAQAKRWDDVSYTRTQMAHLRVPQVPGSSLVEVKRKVYRFVSSDKSHPNCQEVYEMLNQMEWQLRFEGYFPDTSQIFLDVDEEEKRQRLNTHSQKLAIAFSLIHTSSGTRIRIVRNVRMCGDCHSYTKLISMIYEREIIVRDRNRFHHFRDGACSCRDYW is encoded by the coding sequence ATGGTAGGGGCAACTGTCCAGCCCCTCCAGTTCTCGATTCAACCGGAGAATAATACAAGCAGACCAGAAAATAATTCCACTCTAAAGGAACATGGATGCATCTCCCTCATAAAAAAATGCAAGAAAATAGAGGAATTCAAGCAGATTCATGCCCAAATCCTCAAGTTTGGGTTGATGTGGAGCTCGTTTTGTCAAAGCAATCTTGTTACCACTTGTGCTTTATCAGAATGGGGAAGTATGGAGTATGCATGctcaatatttaaaatcatagaTGATCCAAGTTCATTTGACTACAATGCCATTGTTAGAGGATATGTGAAGGATATGAACTCAGAAGAAGCCTTGTGTACATTTCTTGGAATGCTTGAAAAAGGGGTAGAACCGGATAATTTCACATACCCGATTCTTCTAAAGGCGATTTCTCAATTATTGGCACTTGAGGAGGGAATTCAGATTCATGGGCAAATTTTGAAGAAAGGGCTTGTGGAAGATGTGCTTGTGCAAAATAGTTTGATCAATATGTATGGTAGATGTGGGAAAATAAGACATTCTTGTACTGCTTTTAAACAAATGGAAAAGAAGAGTATTGCTTCTTGGAGTGCACTTATTGGAAGTCATGCAAATTTAGGTATGTGGGATGAGTGCCTGAGGCTTTTCAGTGACATGAATAACGAAAATTCTTGGAGGGCTGAGGAAAGTATATTGGTGAGCGTGCTTTCTTCATGCACTCATTTAGGTGCCCTTGATTTGGGAAGATGCACGCATGGTTATTTACTCAGAAATTTGAGTGGATTCAATGTTGCTGTAGAAACATCATTAATAGACATGTACATAAAGTGTGGAAGTACAGATAACGGGTTGTCTTTATTCGGAAAAATGAGGTTGAAAAACGAGATGTCTTATAGTGTAATCATTTCAGGTCTAGCTCTTCATGGGCGTGGTGCAGAAGCTTTAAAAGTTTTTGAGGAAATGCTTGAAGAAGGGTTGAAACCTGACGACGTTATCTATGTGGGTGTGTTGAATGCTTGTAGCCATGACAGATTAGTGGAAGAAGgctttaaatattttgaaaagatgAGATTTGAACACGGGATAGTGCCAACGATTCAACATTATGGTTGTCTAGTCGATCTCATGGGCCGAGCTGGGATGGTGGATCAAGCTTTTGAGACTATAAAGAGCATGCCTATGAAGCCAAACGATGTTATATGGAGAAGTCTTCTGAGTTCTTGCAAGACTCGTCAAAATGTAGAAATAGCAGAAATTGCCGCTAAAAGTCTGATGCAGCTTCACTCACAGAATGCTAGTGATTTCTTGATGATGTCTAACGTGTACGCACAAGCCAAAAGATGGGACGATGTGTCCTATACTCGGACACAAATGGCTCATCTAAGAGTACCCCAAGTGCCAGGTTCAAGCCTCGTTGAGGTCAAAAGGAAAGTATACAGGTTTGTATCATCTGATAAATCACATCCAAACTGTCAGGAAGTCTATGAAATGCTTAACCAAATGGAGTGGCAACTAAGATTTGAAGGTTATTTTCCCGATACATCACAGATTTTTCTTGACGTGGATGAAGAAGAGAAGAGACAGAGGCTGAATACTCACAGTCAGAAGCTGGCAATTGCATTTTCACTGATACATACTTCTTCGGGGACTCGTATAAGAATAGTAAGAAATGTTAGGATGTGCGGTGATTGTCACAGTTATACTAAGTTAATTTCAATGATCTATGAACGAGAAATCATTGTTAGGGATCGAAATCGATTCCACCATTTTAGAGATGGAGCTTGCTCTTGTAGAGACTACTGGTGA
- the LOC140988444 gene encoding uncharacterized protein: MKKPKDQINYIELLLLFCVKIVGMFSRFYARRGGHRRTQSAVDEREVLHPSLEATNAATIATDVSIVTRSTEIAFEFKPVAHPMEPLDLDRPIQCPLPEPSMLVDGTHGRIWKEQVRKPNLSSTKSKTHSQKPRPVSSRSIVPSSSAPEGNILKLLEEYNASAAM, from the exons ATGAAg AAGCCAAAGGATCAGATAAATTATATTGAATTATTGTTACTATTTTGTGTGAAAATTGTGGGAATGTTCTCAAGATTTTATGCACGGAGAGGAGGTCATCGTCGGACCCAGAGTGCGGTT gATGAACGTGAAGTGTTGCATCCAAGTTTAGAGGCAACAAATGCTGCGACTATAGCCACGGATGTATCCATTGTCACGCGCAGTACCGAAATCGCTTTCGAGTTCAAACCGGTGGCTCACCCGATGGAGCCTCTCGATCTTGATAGACCAATCCAGTGTCCGTTGCCAGAACCATCCATGCTTGTT GATGGAACTCATGGGAGAATATGGAAGGAGCAAGTAAGAAAGCCCAATCTGTCTTCAACCAAATCCAAGACACACAGCCAAAAACCTCGCCCGGTTTCAAGCAGATCTATTGTGCCGTCGAGTAGTGCTCCGGAAGGCAACATCCTTAAATTACTGGAAGAGTACAATGCATCTGCCGCTATGTAG
- the LOC140987293 gene encoding phosphomevalonate kinase, peroxisomal-like: MAVVASAPGKVLMTGGYLILERPNAGIVLSTNARFYAIVKPLYDDIKPNAWAWSWTDVKLASPQMARETMYKLSLKNLVLQCVNSSDSRNPFVEYALQYAIAAAHVRFDQNKMDKLHELLLLGLDITILGCNEFYSYRNQIESHGLPLTPETLASLPPFSSITLNAEELSETNRKPEVAKTGLGSSAAMTTAVVAALLHYLGVVSLPSMVKEHIHGDKYSMELDIVHAIAQTAHCIAQGKVGSGFDVSSAVYGSQRYVRFSPEVISSAQGAGKGLSIQEAIDNVLKSDWDHERIIFSLPPLMTLLLGEPGAGGSSTPSMVGAVKKWQKSDPKNAQATWTKLSEENSALEMHLNTLSQLAQKNYVAYRTVINHCSLITSAKWAKEAIEPNHMEVVRALLGARNAMLGIRSNMCNMGSAAGIPIEPESQTRLLDTTMNIEGVLFAGVPGAGGFDAVFAVTLGDSSQNVIKTWSSLNILALLVREDPNGVYLENNDPRATGVTTGVSSLHIS; encoded by the exons ATGGCCGT AGTTGCTTCTGCTCCGGGAAAGGTTTTGATGACTGGGGGCTACCTTATTTTGGAGAGGCCAAACGCCGGAATTGTACTGAGTACAAATGCTCGATTTTATGCGATTGTAAAGCCACTTTACGACGACATTAAACCTAACGCTTGGGCATGG TCATGGACAGATGTGAAACTGGCTTCTCCTCAGATGGCGAGGGAAACTATGTACAAATTGTCGCTTAAGAATTTGGTGCTTCAGTGTGTTAATTCAAG TGATTCAAGGAATCCATTTGTGGAGTATGCACTGCAATATGCAATAGCAGCAGCACACGTGAGATTTGACCAAAATAAGATGGATAAATTACACGAACTTCTTTTATTAG GTCTTGACATAACTATACTTGGTTGCAATGAGTTTTACTCTTATAGGAATCAG ATTGAATCACATGGACTTCCATTGACTCCAGAAACATTGGCTTCCCTCCCGCCTTTTTCTTCAATCACCTTGAATGCCGAAGAATTGTCTGAAACAAATCGCAAACCTGAAGTTGCCAAAACTGGTTTGGGATCGTCGGCTGCCATGACAACTGCAGTTGTTGCTGCTTTGCTTCATTACCTCGGGGTAGTCAGCCTTCCTTCGATGGTCAAAGAACATATTCACGGAGATAAATATTCTATGGAACTTGATATTGTGCATGCTATTGCTCAAACCGCTCACTGTATTGCACAAGGTAAAGTTGGTAGCGGGTTTGATGTGAGCTCAGCTGTTTATGGTAGTCAGCGCTACGTCAGGTTTTCACCAGAAGTGATTTCTTCGGCTCAG GGTGCTGGTAAAGGGTTGTCTATACAAGAGGCCATAGATAATGTGCTAAAATCCGATTGGGACCATGAGAGGATTATATTTTCCTTGCCTCCATTAATGACTCTT TTACTTGGAGAACCAGGAGCTGGTGGTTCATCAACACCGTCTATGGTTGGTGCAGTGAAGAAGTGGCAAAAATCTGACCCTAAAAACGCTCAAGCAACGTGGACGAAATTGTCAGAGGAGAATTCTGCACTTGAAATGCATCTCAACACACTAAGCCAATTGGCACAAAAGAACTACGTTGCTTATAGAACGGTCATCAACCACTGCAGCTTGATTACTTCAGCAAAG TGGGCTAAGGAGGCGATTGAACCAAATCACATGGAAGTTGTTAGAGCATTATTAGGAGCTAGGAATGCCATGCTTGGGATCCGTAGTAACATGTGCAATATGGGCTCAGCTGCTGGAATTCCT ATAGAACCAGAATCACAAACTCGATTACTTGACACAACAATGAACATCGAAGGAGTTCTATTCGCTGGTGTTCCTGGAGCTGGTGGATTTGATGCAGTCTTTGCTGTCACCTTGGGGGATTCAAGCCAAAATGTGATCAAAACATGGAGTTCGCTTAATATTCTTGCCTTGCTAGTGAGGGAGGATCCAAACGGTGTTTACCTAGAGAACAATGATCCCCGAGCAACTGGAGTTACAACAGGTGTTTCTTCTCTTCATATTTcatga
- the LOC140987289 gene encoding uncharacterized protein isoform X1, giving the protein MESSEVNKSYKQGKEPKTTFSQEQASADSGVVVADSIGREEALRLKTLAEKKYATNNIQSALKYAKRAQKLEPSLEGLSDLITAFKIICAASTPIFPTSTESTSSVTPDYYRVLQLERFSHINAIKKQYKKMALTLHPDKNPLPASEDAFKFVGEAVRVLSDKIRRKEYDMRLRIVMQSQNEGVAGVGAETFWTACSTCRLLHKFERKYLGHSLMCPRCKKCFKALEVKDNAGIGENVEDMEVNEGVGAGPTRTSARIQERVLKGEKVGVLEKFDLRLKRKISSVGKPLEESGEKVATYEDQDGGVVKGLRSKRVEDVGNSGGSGDGEGLNRVGKSASGYGRSSSDCASGWPKRTKVQEEETMTLAQMHMLVKRKKANADKLGVKEKKDNNEKLQHKEEEHREKMNNTKDNREKFKPKEKKETKEKKMSSVKINKGNHSASKDRNLEVMKKRASEYQSDMDIEVLRASKKGDLVIMPVEDSEFHDFDNARRVRSFKKGQVWAAYDDDGGMPRHYALIDEVSVNPFEVSLSWLEFECKGDDEELMIRQKMRYLSCGRFKVSRKVMVKYRNLFSHVVDNERAARDLYWIYPKKGSIWALYQTNDSNTERSNSGVKDKQCYDIIVSLSSYSDIHGLSIAFLDKVDGFRTVFKRREVGAHAVQWLGKDDIKLFSHQIPAKKLTGDEATNLPKNCWELDPASLSPQVSIGL; this is encoded by the exons ATGGAGAGTAGTGAGGTGAATAAATCGTATAAACAAGGAAAGGAGCCAAAAACTACTTTTTCGCAG GAGCAGGCTTCTGCTGATTCTGGCGTAGTTGTGGCTGATTCAATTGGTCGAGAAGAAGCTCTCCGTCTTAAAACCTTAGCGGAGAAAAAATATGCCACAAACAACATACAATCTGCATTAAAATACGCCAAACGCGCCCAGAAGCTCGAACCATCTCTTGAAGGACTTTCAGACTTGATCACTGCCTTCAAAATCATCTGTGCCGCTTCCACACCCATTTTTCCAACGTCAACGGAAAGCACTTCCAGTGTTACTCCAGATTACTACAGGGTTCTTCAGTTAGAGCGCTTCTCGCACATCAATGCTATCAAGAAACAGTACAAGAAGATGGCTTTGACCCTACATCCGGACAAAAACCCACTACCTGCATCTGAGGACGCATTTAAGTTTGTGGGTGAGGCAGTGAGGGTTTTATCAGATAAGATTAGGAGAAAGGAGTATGACATGAGGCTTAGGATTGTGATGCAGTCACAAAATGAGGGGGTGGCAGGAGTAGGAGCAGAGACGTTTTGGACGGCATGCTCAACGTGCAGGCTACTGCATAAATTTGAGAGGAAATATTTGGGGCATAGTTTGATGTGTCCTAGGTGTAAGAAATGCTTTAAGGCTCTGGAGGTGAAAGATAATGCTGGAATTGGGGAAAATGTTGAAGATATGGAGGTTAACGAGGGGGTTGGAGCAGGGCCTACAAGGACAAGTGCTAGGATTCAGGAGAGAGTTTTGAAGGGGGAAAAAGTAGGGGTTTTGGAGAAGTTTGATTTGAGGCTGAAGCGGAAAATCAGTAGTGTGGGGAAGCCTTTGGAGGAGTCGGGGGAGAAAGTAGCCACATATGAGGATCAAGATGGTGGGGTGGTGAAGGGTTTGAGGTCGAAGAGAGTGGAAGATGTTGGAAATTCGGGTGGAAGTGGTGATGGAGAAGGGTTGAATAGGGTGGGAAAGTCTGCCAGTGGATATGGAAGGAGTAGCAGTGACTGTGCAAGTGGATGGCCCAAGAGAACCAAGGTTCAAGAAGAAGAAACGATGACGTTGGCGCAAATGCATATGCTGGTAAAACGAAAGAAGGCAAATGCGGATAAATTGGGAGtgaaagaaaagaaagacaATAATGAGAAGTTGCAGCATAAGGAGGAGGAACACAGAGAGAAAATGAATAACACTAAAGACAATAGGGAGAAGTTTAAGCCAAAAGAAAAGAAGGAGaccaaggaaaagaaaatgtcgagCGTGAAGATAAATAAGGGCAACCATAGTGCTTCAAAGGATAGGAATTTGGAAGTTATGAAGAAAAGAGCTTCTGAATATCAGTCAGATATGGATATTGAGGTGCTTAGAGCATCGAAAAAAGGTGATCTTGTGATAATGCCTGTGGAAGATTCTGAATTTCATGATTTTGACAATGCTCGAAGGGTGAGGAGTTTCAAGAAAGGACAAGTATGGGCTGCATATGATGATGACGGTGGAATGCCAAGGCACTATGCACTAATTGATGAAGTCTCGGTGAATCCGTTCGAGGTATCATTGAGTTGGTTAGAATTTGAATGTAAGGGAGATGATGAGGAACTAATGATTAGGCAGAAAATGAGATATTTATCATGTGGGAGATTTAAGGTTTCTCGGAAAGTTATGGTTAAATATCGAAATTTGTTCTCTCATGTCGTGGATAACGAAAGAGCAGCAAGAGACCTGTATTGGATTTATCCCAAGAAAGGTTCGATTTGGGCACTCTATCAAACAAATGATTCAAATACTGAAAGAAGTAACTCAGGGGTCAAAGATAAGCAATGCTATGATATCATCGTCTCCTTGAGCAGTTACAGCGATATTCATGGTTTGAGCATAGCTTTTCTGGACAAAGTCGATGGGTTCAGGACAGTTTTTAAGAGACGAGAAGTCGGGGCTCATGCTGTCCAATGGCTTGGAAAAGACGATATTAAGCTTTTTTCGCATCAGATTCCTGCAAAGAAACTCACTGGTGACGAAGCAACGAACCTTCCCAAGAATTGCTGGGAATTGGATCCTGCTTCACTTAGTCCTCAGGTGTCCATAGGATTATAG